One Desulfovibrio aminophilus DNA segment encodes these proteins:
- a CDS encoding flagellar protein FlaG: MEPYVQMNTQIAPATTTAQASSRAFVGAAAAVEDGGRRREEAGAESAKAAPLSADATRALTGKVESALRSQGVDLKFVVNEEAGQIQVEIRDAASEKLIRKIPQDELINLQESLKKLAGALYDRPV; encoded by the coding sequence ATGGAACCCTATGTGCAGATGAACACCCAGATCGCCCCGGCCACGACGACGGCCCAGGCTTCGTCGCGGGCGTTCGTCGGGGCCGCGGCCGCCGTGGAGGACGGCGGACGCAGGCGGGAGGAGGCGGGGGCCGAATCCGCGAAGGCCGCTCCCCTGAGCGCCGACGCGACCCGGGCCCTCACCGGGAAGGTCGAGTCCGCCCTGCGTTCGCAGGGGGTGGACCTGAAGTTCGTGGTCAATGAGGAAGCCGGACAAATCCAGGTGGAGATCCGCGACGCGGCCAGCGAAAAGCTGATCCGCAAGATCCCCCAGGACGAGCTCATCAATCTGCAGGAATCCCTGAAGAAGCTCGCCGGCGCCCTGTACGACCGCCCGGTCTGA
- a CDS encoding tetratricopeptide repeat protein, translating to MSEPRKPCPGRCRTLRLVGSLCRGGMRLFDNDESALAERMQRQALTLVRELGGMPVLEAKIHNNLGVILTCSGRLDEAEMEYGRALELIIARIGDGNRVCQIVRMNLRKTLNRQLERQMGPILAAAV from the coding sequence ATGTCTGAGCCGCGCAAACCCTGCCCGGGCCGCTGCCGCACCCTGCGCCTGGTGGGCTCCCTCTGCCGGGGCGGCATGCGCCTGTTCGACAACGACGAGTCCGCCCTGGCCGAGCGCATGCAGCGCCAGGCCCTGACCCTGGTCCGGGAGCTGGGCGGCATGCCCGTGCTGGAGGCCAAGATCCACAACAACCTGGGCGTGATCCTGACCTGCTCCGGCCGCCTGGACGAGGCCGAAATGGAGTACGGCCGCGCCCTGGAGCTCATCATCGCGCGCATCGGCGACGGCAACCGCGTCTGCCAGATCGTGCGCATGAACCTGCGCAAGACCCTCAACCGCCAACTGGAGCGGCAGATGGGGCCCATCCTGGCCGCCGCCGTCTAG
- a CDS encoding flavodoxin, producing MSKVLIVFGSTTGNTETAAGYISDVLVKHGADVTLKNAADVEVEGLARGWDLVLLGSSTWGDEDVELQDDFVPIYENLDKAGLRGVKAAVFGCGDSSYPHFCGAVDAIEERAQEQGAELVAGSLKIDGDPERGEIAAWAETVAAHV from the coding sequence ATGAGCAAGGTTCTGATCGTCTTTGGTTCCACCACCGGCAACACCGAGACAGCGGCCGGATACATCTCGGACGTGCTCGTGAAGCACGGCGCGGACGTGACCCTGAAGAACGCCGCCGACGTGGAGGTCGAGGGCCTGGCCCGGGGCTGGGATCTCGTGCTTCTGGGCTCGTCCACCTGGGGCGACGAGGACGTGGAGCTGCAGGACGACTTCGTGCCCATCTACGAGAACCTCGACAAGGCCGGACTGCGCGGAGTGAAGGCCGCGGTGTTCGGCTGCGGCGACTCCAGCTATCCCCATTTCTGCGGCGCGGTGGACGCCATCGAGGAACGGGCCCAGGAGCAGGGCGCCGAACTGGTCGCCGGGTCCCTGAAGATCGACGGCGACCCCGAGCGCGGCGAGATCGCGGCCTGGGCCGAGACGGTGGCCGCCCATGTCTGA
- a CDS encoding epoxyqueuosine reductase QueH, with product MRILLHVCCGPCSITVARTLLDEGHELEGLFFNPNIHPLGEYARRRDGALEVAERMGFPLRVLDAEYDPRAFFRAVSGREDERCGECYRIRLERTAELAREGGFEAFTTTLLYSKYQKHEDITARGQGLAADGTGFLYRDFRSGWKDGIRISKEWGIYRQQWCGCLYSENERYRALLKT from the coding sequence ATGCGGATTTTATTGCACGTGTGCTGCGGGCCGTGTTCGATCACGGTGGCGCGGACGCTGTTGGACGAGGGCCACGAACTGGAGGGACTGTTCTTCAATCCGAACATCCACCCCTTGGGCGAGTATGCCAGGCGGCGGGACGGGGCCCTGGAGGTGGCGGAGCGCATGGGCTTTCCGCTGCGGGTGCTGGACGCGGAGTATGATCCCAGGGCGTTTTTCCGGGCCGTGTCGGGCCGGGAGGACGAACGCTGCGGGGAGTGCTACCGCATCCGGCTGGAGCGCACGGCCGAGCTGGCGCGCGAGGGCGGCTTCGAGGCCTTCACCACCACCCTGCTCTACAGCAAGTATCAGAAGCACGAGGACATCACGGCCCGGGGCCAGGGATTGGCCGCCGACGGAACCGGGTTCCTGTACCGCGACTTCCGCTCGGGCTGGAAGGACGGCATCCGCATTTCCAAGGAATGGGGCATCTACCGGCAGCAGTGGTGCGGCTGCCTGTACAGCGAAAACGAGCGCTACCGGGCGCTGCTGAAGACCTAG